A single region of the Branchiostoma lanceolatum isolate klBraLanc5 chromosome 1, klBraLanc5.hap2, whole genome shotgun sequence genome encodes:
- the LOC136435741 gene encoding daf-12-interacting protein 1-like, translating into MASESESAEEGNVSGRETDEDDGLDPSIFEEEDVFEVERIVGITTYQGQTLYRVRWKGFGSSEDTWEPKENLLSCEDLVDDFVAQREAKRRMKQGPGRKRQKLEDSSVEGSTSLTDMSTDEEAVKRKRGRPRKSPVDQPSTSRSRDSSREPSRHQQLVEGEEEGEEQEEEQEQSREKEEGSDDDNDSSSSEEDTVKDTFWRDLEQGKICMELFTGDMYSKVKGRRAKIESEKKTRQQSRRQRYRDEDDEDDDEEEDGEEEDEEEEPGEEEEKKAGRRSQESAGRGRGRGRGRGRGQERERERGRGRGRGRGHKPGGRGGKSRSSTSSEPDRDQGGTGKLGRQSSRERESLFSSRDVFTDESGDEGEENKEPDDQLSGRAEVTREDSQNKPEPVTPDMGVMTPDPKLMTPDPGMMSPSQKFKEPDLHLSESSSAAEDTTSSAQKLQNLAQQVSGQTPVSPARPKQLIISIPFNILPTTRQTSEHDKPDAVMEKFTQIVGVPCVLKGADTTSNTSQQGGEISRQIALQQAQQQSQSSHIASQQTPQQATSQIALQQAPQQVQSGQMVPQWVQQQAIVLQQAQQQGNSHIVLQQAPQQAPQQAPSQTALQQATRLIALQQAQQQVPSGQIALQQVQQQVLHGQIALQQAPPGHVALQQAPPGHIALQQAPPGHIALQTAPQRVTSQIALQQAQHQAAAGQIALQQAPQQTTGQTAIHQATQQAPNQIVLQQAPQQTLSGQIVSQQAPQQPPHNSQVQGHVMSDLEKVVGQRVPEVTDKQVMPREGKMLVEGGQKMADNKESNANAVKEVAAERSSPPEPKEDAKVERSPPCKVREDTEGQKSPSHEAREDANVEKPQLHDPGKEFKAERSLPSEPTEEVKVEEAGDMIEDVVGQMELQLQREMSKHVSDVTTGKMEGKKDGTKQKIDEKEKPAENAGKTVSQNVDVEKDSTAKKEEKADNKDEVGSKEGDSTDEKEEQDSGKEELDTKVSDSKKKKRRKMQERESKKQDKGKRRQSEEKQEERMELRPPRRGRTAAVVEADEEDEDSGQSDVSYEFDLDEVPFDGDWQALSQQNTKELPARDITNAEFREAVKNGDHRTVKQALRSDKLYNLEHEDPSGMTPVMFAAAAGHDEILKALLLNGAKVNARQKHGATALIYAAERGHRNTVALLIECGAFVNIQQYTGETALMKACKKGFKQIVRLLLEAGADPYLTSSTENTALQLAKLYNNPGLHELMSLHINRITNVVETTIGKYLANTAKILTPPLLPIHCHPIRESVEYYLSFNHIQQPIIQGVGMLLFLCHASFANNNIQVRLHGPCAVQTVVLNNIIQPALTQEANFIMSFCPRPGKNNLKVKLASAPLSKAKLLICAYRTQLLQPSATNFKTG; encoded by the exons ATGGCGTCCGAATCGGAAAGCGCGGAAGAAGGAAACGTCTCCGGACGAGAAACGGACGAAGACGACGGCCTGGACCCCTCCATCTTCGAGGAGGAAGACGTGTTTGAAGTGGAGAGGATTGTGGGCATCACCACCTACCAG GGCCAGACATTGTACCGGGTTCGATGGAAAGGCTTCGGGTCCAGCGAGGACACATGGGAGCCCAAGGAGAACCTGCTCTCCTGCGAAGACCTGGTGGACGACTTTGTGGCCCAGAGGGAGGCCAAGCGCCGTATGAAGCAGGGACCAGGCAGGAAG AGGCAGAAACTGGAGGACTCCAGTGTGGAGGGCTCCACCAGTCTAACGGACATGTCCACTGATGAGGAGGCTGTGAAGAGGAAACGTGGCCGCCCCAGGAAGTCTCCTGTCGACCAACCCTCAACCAGCCGCTCCCGAGACTCCTCACG GGAGCCTTCACGACACCAGCAGCTTGTGGAAGGGGAGGAGGAAGGGGAGGAGCAAGAGGAGGAGCAAGAGCAATCACGGGAGAAGGAGGAGGGgagtgatgatgataatgacagcAGCAGCTCTGAGGAGGACACTGTTAAGGATACGTTCTGGAGAGACCTAGAGCAGGGCAAGATCTGCATGGAGCTCTTCACCGGGGACATGTACTCTAAA GTGAAGGGTCGAAGGGCGAAGATTGAGTCGGAAAAGAAGACACGGCAGCAGTCGAGAAGGCAGCGGTACAGAGATgaggatgatgaggatgatgatgaagaggaggaTGGAGAAGAGGAGGACGAGGAGGAGGAGCCtggggaggaggaggaaaagaaAGCAGGGAGGAGGAGCCAGGAGTCAGCTGGGCGTGGGCGTGGCAGGGGGCGTGGCAGAGGGCGTGGTCAGGAGAGAGAAAGGGAGCGTGGGAGAGGCCGAGGAAGAG GCAGGGGCCATAAGCCTGGCGGTCGTGGCGGCAAGTCCAGATCCTCCACCAGCTCTGAACCAGACAGAGACCAGGGAGGAACCGGCAAACTCGGCCGCCAGTCGAGCAGGGAGCGAGAGTCGCTGTTCTCTTCCAGGGACGTCTTCACTGACGAGAGTGGAGATGAAGGGGAGGAGAACAAAGAACCAG ATGATCAGCTGTCAGGAAGGGCAGAGGTCACCAGGGAGGATTCACAGAACAAGCCTGAACCGGTAACACCTGACATGGGTGTCATGACCCCTGACCCAAAATTGATGACCCCTGACCCTGGCATGATGTCCCCCAGCCAGAAATTTAAAGAGCCTgacctgcacctgtcagagaGTTCCTCAGCTGCTGAGGATACAACATCTTCAGCACAG AAGCTACAAAACTTGGCCCAGCAAGTATCAGGTCAGACTCCTGTGTCCCCCGCCAGGCCCAAGCAGCTGATCATCTCCATCCCCTTCAACATCCTCCCCACCACACGACAGACGAGTGAGCACGACAAACCCGACGCTGTCATGGAGAAGTTCACCCAGATCGTGGGCGTGCCCTGTGTTCTGAAGGGCGCCGACACAACCAGTAATACTTCACAACAGGGAGGGGAGATATCTCGACAGATAGCCTTGCAGCAGGCTCAACAGCAGTCTCAATCCAGTCATATAGCCTCGCAGCAGACACCACAGCAGGCCACTAGCCAGATAGCCTTGCAGCAGGCTCCACAGCAGGTGCAATCAGGTCAGATGGTCCCCCAGTGGGTGCAACAGCAAGCGATAGTCTTGCAGCAGGCACAACAGCAGGGCAATAGCCATATAGTCTTGCAGCAGGCACCACAGCAAGCACCACAGCAAGCCCCTAGTCAGACAGCCTTACAGCAGGCCACTAGACTGATAGCCTTGCAGCAGGCACAACAGCAGGTACCATCTGGCCAGATAGCCTTGCAGCAGGTACAACAGCAGGTACTACATGGCCAGATAGCCTTGCAGCAGGCACCTCCTGGCCATGTAGCCTTGCAGCAAGCACCACCTGGCCATATAGCCTTGCAGCAGGCACCACCTGGCCATATAGCCTTGCAGACAGCACCACAGCGGGTCACTAGCCAGATAGCCTTGCAGCAGGCACAACACCAGGCAGCCGCTGGCCAGATAGCCCTGCAGCAGGCACCACAGCAGACTACTGGCCAGACAGCCATACACCAGGCAACACAGCAGGCACCTAACCAGATAGTCTTGCAGCAGGCACCACAACAGACTCTATCTGGTCAGATAGTCTCCCAGCAGGCGCCACAGCAGCCACCACACAACTCCCAAGTACAAGGTCATGTGATGTCAGATCTAGAAAAGGTCGTAGGCCAGAGGGTACCAGAGGTCACAGATAAACAGGTCATGCCTAGAGAAGGGAAGATGTTAGTGGAAGGTGGGCAGAAAATGGCTGATAACAAGGAAAGCAACGCTAATGCAGTAAAGGAGGTTGCAGCCGAAAGATCATCACCACCTGAGCCAAAGGAAGATGCCAAAGTTGAAAGGTCACCACCATGTAAAGTAAGGGAAGATACCGAAGGTCAAAAGTCACCATCACACGAAGCAAGGGAAGATGCCAACGTTGAAAAGCCACAGCTGCATGATCCAGGAAAAGAATTTAAAGCTGAAAGATCGCTGCCATCTGAGCCAACAGaggaggtcaaagttgaagaagCGGGAGACATGATAGAAGACGTAGTTGGACAGATGGAACTGCAGCTTCAGAGAGAGATGAGCAAACACGTTTCAGATGTCACAACAGGAAAAATGGAGGGAAAAAAAGATGGAACCAAGCAAAAAATCGATGAGAAGGAAAAACCTGCAGAAAATGCAGGGAAAACAGTTTCACAAAATGTTGATGTTGAAAAAGACTCTACTgccaagaaagaagaaaaagctgACAATAAAGACGAAGTTGGTAGCAAAGAAGGGGATTCTACAGATGAAAAGGAGGAACAAGACAGCGGGAAAGAAGAGTTAGATACAAAAGTTAGTGACAgtaaaaagaagaagagaaggaaaatgcaggagagaGAGAGCAAGAAGCAGGACAAAGGGAAGAGAAGACAGAGTGAGGAGAAGCAAGAAGAGAGGATGGAGCTAAGGCCTCCTCGCCGAGGTAGGACAGCAGCAGTCGTGGAGGCTGATGAAGAGGATGAAG ACAGCGGCCAGAGTGATGTTTCGTACGAGTTTGATCTGGACGAGGTGCCATTCGATGGGGATTGGCAG GCCCTGTCACAACAGAACACTAAGGAACTGCCAGCAAGGGACATCACCAATG CGGAGTTCCGGGAAGCGGTGAAGAACGGCGACCACCGCACGGTGAAGCAGGCGCTGCGCTCCGACAAACTGTACAACCTGGAGCACGAGGACCCCAGCGGCATGACCCCCGTCATGTTTGCGGCCGCTGCGGGGCACGACGAGATCCTGAAGGCGCTGCTGCTGAACGGGGCAAAGGTCAACGCCCGGCAGAAGCACGGCGCCACAGCGCTCATTTATGCTGCTGAGAGG GGCCATAGGAACACTGTAGCCTTACTTATCGAGTGTGGAGCATTTGTCAACATTCAACAGTACACGGGGGAAACTGCACTGATGAAG gcaTGTAAGAAGGGTTTTAAGCAGATCGTGCGGCTGCTACTGGAGGCCGGCGCTGACCCCTATCTGACCTCTAGTACAGAGAATACTGCACTGCAGCTGGCCAAACTGTACAACAACCCCGGGCTACATGAGCTTATGAGCCTCCACATCAACAG GATTACAAACGTAGTAGAGACGACGATAGGCAAGTACCTGGCCAACACTGCCAAGATCCTGACTCCACCCCTGCTGCCCATCCACTGTCACCCCATCAGGGAGTCTGTGGAGTACTACCTGTCATTCAACCACATCCAGCAGCCAATCATACAAG